One stretch of Variovorax sp. 54 DNA includes these proteins:
- a CDS encoding TRAP transporter large permease: MNIRRELWFGLSFMALIVVGAAAMLLSADTITNGHLGLLMLSLVVVAIMLGFPTAFTLMGMGMLFTWLAYDRDWHRTLDLMVQSAYKTMANDVLIAVPLFVFMGYLVERANLIESLFKSLHLALARLPGALAVATLVTCTIFATATGIVGAVVTLMGLLALPAMLRAGYSVPLAAGAITAGGCLGILIPPSVLLIVYGATAGVSVVQLYAGAFFPGLMLASLYVVYVIIIAWFKPQWAPPLSQAERVVPLPPLSQRLADSPAAHAVVGLLKGRRNADVPFSHVLKQLGIVVMPGVLFLLAAGLSYQAVTTVEAQARYEIQEIGAAGAASGESSAGGLQEPPSNDSLKEPPPEGGLQEPPSEETAASSGPLAEPPGAAAEAAAPAAAVAEPPAAASSAPAEGATVRPAPTWWWVTFAVFGAMVTLFYLFLSFARLEIFKMLLASFFPLVLLILSVLGSIVLGLATPTEAAAMGALGGMLLAAAYRRLNLTVLKESVFLTAKTSAMVCWLFVGSAIFSAAFALLGGQALVEQWVLSMNLTKVQFLILSQVIIFLLGWPLEWTEIIVIFMPIFIPLLDNFGVDPLFFGLLVALNLQTAFLSPPVAMAAFYLKGVSPSHVTLNQIFLGMLPFMGIQVLAIVLLYIWPQIGLWLPQLLYK, encoded by the coding sequence GTCGTGGTGGCGATCATGCTGGGCTTTCCCACGGCGTTCACGCTGATGGGCATGGGCATGCTCTTCACCTGGCTGGCCTACGACCGCGACTGGCACCGCACGCTCGACCTGATGGTGCAGTCGGCCTACAAGACCATGGCCAACGACGTGCTGATCGCCGTGCCGCTGTTCGTCTTCATGGGCTACCTGGTGGAGCGCGCGAACCTCATCGAGTCGCTGTTCAAGAGCCTGCACCTGGCGCTCGCGCGGCTGCCCGGCGCGCTGGCCGTGGCGACGCTGGTCACCTGCACCATCTTCGCCACCGCGACCGGCATCGTCGGCGCAGTGGTCACGCTGATGGGCCTGCTGGCGCTGCCGGCCATGCTGCGCGCAGGCTACAGCGTGCCGCTGGCCGCAGGCGCGATCACGGCGGGCGGCTGCCTGGGCATCCTGATTCCGCCGTCGGTGCTGCTGATCGTGTACGGCGCGACGGCGGGCGTGTCGGTGGTGCAGCTGTATGCGGGCGCCTTCTTTCCGGGGCTGATGCTCGCGTCGCTGTACGTGGTGTACGTGATCATCATCGCGTGGTTCAAGCCGCAGTGGGCGCCGCCGCTGTCGCAGGCCGAGCGCGTGGTGCCGCTGCCGCCGCTGTCGCAGCGGCTGGCCGACAGCCCCGCCGCGCACGCGGTGGTCGGCCTGCTGAAAGGCCGCCGCAATGCCGACGTGCCGTTCTCGCATGTGCTGAAGCAACTGGGCATCGTCGTGATGCCCGGCGTGCTCTTCCTGCTGGCCGCGGGCCTGAGCTACCAGGCGGTGACCACGGTGGAGGCGCAGGCACGCTACGAGATCCAGGAGATCGGCGCGGCCGGAGCGGCCAGCGGCGAGAGCAGCGCGGGCGGCTTGCAGGAGCCCCCGTCGAACGACAGCCTGAAGGAACCGCCTCCCGAAGGCGGGCTGCAAGAGCCGCCGTCAGAAGAGACGGCCGCGTCTTCTGGCCCGCTGGCGGAACCGCCCGGTGCCGCTGCCGAAGCCGCCGCACCTGCAGCCGCTGTCGCGGAACCGCCGGCCGCCGCATCGTCGGCCCCGGCCGAAGGTGCCACGGTGCGCCCTGCGCCGACCTGGTGGTGGGTCACCTTCGCCGTCTTCGGCGCGATGGTCACGCTGTTCTACCTGTTCCTGAGTTTCGCGCGGCTCGAGATCTTCAAGATGCTCTTGGCCTCGTTCTTCCCGCTGGTGCTGCTGATCCTCTCGGTGCTGGGCTCGATCGTGCTGGGCCTGGCCACGCCGACCGAGGCCGCCGCCATGGGCGCGCTGGGGGGCATGCTGCTGGCTGCGGCCTACCGACGGCTCAACCTCACGGTGCTGAAGGAATCGGTCTTCCTCACGGCCAAGACCTCGGCGATGGTGTGCTGGCTATTTGTCGGCTCGGCCATCTTCTCGGCGGCCTTCGCGCTGCTGGGCGGCCAGGCGCTGGTGGAACAGTGGGTGCTGAGCATGAACCTCACGAAGGTTCAGTTCCTGATCCTGAGCCAGGTCATCATCTTCCTGCTGGGCTGGCCGCTGGAGTGGACCGAGATCATCGTGATCTTCATGCCCATCTTCATCCCGCTGCTGGACAACTTCGGTGTCGACCCGCTGTTCTTCGGGCTGCTGGTGGCGCTGAACCTGCAGACGGCGTTCCTGTCGCCGCCGGTGGCGATGGCGGCCTTCTACCTGAAGGGCGTGAGCCCGTCGCACGTCACGCTGAACCAGATCTTCCTGGGCATGCTGCCGTTCATGGGCATCCAGGTGCTGGCGATCGTGCTGCTGTACATCTGGCCGCAGATCGGTCTGTGGCTGCCGCAGCTGCTCTACAAGTAA
- a CDS encoding DUF6691 family protein: MWTAIASLFSGLVFGLGLIVSGMANPAKVLGFLDLGGAWDPSLAFVMGGAVAVSAVGFLLAGRRKASLLGGPITLPSLRHIDRRLVGGSLLFGVGWGIAGFCPGPALVSLGSGEVKALVFVGAMLLGMGLFEVIERRR, from the coding sequence ATGTGGACCGCCATTGCCTCCTTGTTCTCAGGCCTTGTCTTCGGGCTCGGCCTCATCGTCTCCGGCATGGCCAATCCGGCCAAGGTGCTGGGCTTTCTCGACCTGGGCGGGGCTTGGGACCCGTCGCTCGCCTTCGTGATGGGCGGTGCGGTGGCGGTGAGCGCCGTGGGCTTTTTGCTCGCGGGCCGTCGCAAGGCCTCGCTGCTCGGCGGGCCGATCACGCTGCCCAGCCTGCGCCACATCGACCGCCGCCTCGTCGGCGGCAGCCTGCTGTTCGGCGTCGGCTGGGGCATCGCGGGCTTCTGCCCCGGGCCCGCGCTGGTGTCGCTCGGCTCGGGCGAGGTCAAGGCGCTGGTCTTCGTGGGCGCCATGCTGTTGGGCATGGGCCTGTTCGAAGTGATCGAGCGCCGCCGCTGA
- a CDS encoding YeeE/YedE family protein, whose amino-acid sequence MPTIDWPHFTPWAALAGGVLIGLSAAMFVLLNGRIAGISGVLGGLLRPMKGDVTWRAAFVLGLVGAPFVYGLFTALPAVQIDAGYGTLALAGLLVGVGTRYGAGCTSGHGVCGLARRSPRSLVATLAFMAAGFATVFVVRHLLNL is encoded by the coding sequence ATGCCCACCATCGACTGGCCTCATTTCACGCCCTGGGCCGCATTGGCCGGCGGCGTGCTCATCGGACTTTCCGCGGCGATGTTCGTGCTGCTCAACGGGCGCATCGCCGGCATCAGCGGCGTGCTGGGCGGCTTGCTGCGCCCCATGAAGGGCGACGTGACCTGGCGCGCGGCCTTCGTGCTCGGGCTGGTCGGCGCACCGTTCGTCTATGGGCTGTTCACCGCGCTGCCCGCGGTACAGATCGACGCGGGCTACGGCACGCTCGCGCTGGCCGGGCTGCTGGTGGGCGTGGGCACGCGCTATGGCGCGGGCTGCACCAGCGGCCACGGCGTGTGCGGGCTGGCGCGGCGGTCGCCGCGTTCGCTGGTCGCCACGCTGGCGTTCATGGCCGCGGGGTTCGCCACGGTGTTCGTGGTGCGCCACCTGTTGAATCTGTGA
- a CDS encoding ArsR/SmtB family transcription factor has protein sequence MKASTLVIDPAQLRGAAGQAVAVLKLLANEDRLLLLCQLSQGEMCVSDLESALGIRQPTLSQQLSVLRTEGVVTTRREGKNIHYSVADPALLEILAVLYRLYCPQEN, from the coding sequence ATGAAGGCTTCGACCCTCGTCATCGATCCCGCGCAGTTGCGCGGTGCGGCCGGCCAGGCGGTCGCCGTGCTCAAGCTGCTGGCCAACGAAGACCGGCTGCTGCTGCTGTGCCAGCTCTCGCAGGGCGAGATGTGCGTGAGCGATCTCGAAAGCGCGCTGGGCATCCGCCAGCCCACCTTGTCGCAGCAACTGTCGGTGCTGCGCACCGAAGGCGTGGTGACCACGCGCCGCGAAGGCAAGAACATCCACTACAGCGTGGCCGACCCCGCGCTGCTCGAAATTCTTGCGGTGCTCTACCGCCTCTACTGCCCGCAGGAGAACTGA
- a CDS encoding MBL fold metallo-hydrolase — protein MTTPRATTQAFFDPATGTVSYVVWDPATKRAAVIDPVLDYDFRSGHTDTVSADRLLAYVRAQALQVDWILETHAHADHLSGARHVQSQAGGRIAIGEHIRTVQATFRSLYNLERDFLPDGSQFDHLFKDGERFRIGEIEAQALRVPGHTPADMAYLVDGAVFVGDTLFMPDLGSARADFPGGDARELYRSMRRLLALPPETTVYVCHDYPPATREPRWQSTVAQQRAHNIHVRDGIGEDEFVRMRTARDATLEVPTLILPSMQVNVRGGRLPPPDDNGVAYLRIPLNTLAGHRPRATAA, from the coding sequence ATGACCACGCCCCGCGCCACCACCCAGGCGTTCTTCGACCCCGCGACGGGCACGGTGTCCTACGTGGTGTGGGACCCCGCCACGAAGCGCGCCGCCGTCATCGACCCGGTGCTCGACTACGACTTCCGATCCGGTCACACCGACACCGTCTCGGCCGATCGCCTGCTGGCGTACGTGCGTGCGCAGGCCTTGCAGGTCGACTGGATTCTGGAGACCCACGCGCACGCCGACCACCTCTCGGGCGCTCGCCATGTGCAGTCGCAGGCCGGCGGGCGCATCGCCATCGGCGAGCACATCCGCACGGTACAGGCCACCTTCCGCAGCCTCTACAACCTGGAGCGCGACTTCCTGCCCGACGGCAGCCAGTTCGACCACCTCTTCAAGGACGGCGAGCGCTTTCGCATCGGCGAGATCGAGGCGCAGGCCCTGCGCGTGCCCGGCCACACGCCGGCCGACATGGCGTACCTCGTCGACGGCGCAGTTTTCGTGGGCGACACGCTCTTCATGCCCGACCTGGGCAGCGCGCGCGCCGACTTTCCGGGCGGCGACGCGCGCGAGCTCTACCGCTCGATGCGCCGGCTGCTCGCGCTGCCGCCCGAGACCACCGTGTACGTCTGCCACGACTACCCGCCCGCCACGCGCGAGCCGCGCTGGCAAAGCACCGTGGCGCAGCAGCGCGCCCACAACATCCACGTGCGCGACGGCATCGGCGAAGACGAATTCGTGCGCATGCGCACCGCGCGCGACGCCACGCTCGAAGTGCCGACGCTGATCCTGCCGTCGATGCAGGTCAACGTGCGCGGCGGCCGGCTGCCGCCGCCCGACGACAACGGCGTGGCC